The Tenrec ecaudatus isolate mTenEca1 chromosome 6, mTenEca1.hap1, whole genome shotgun sequence genome has a window encoding:
- the LOC142451020 gene encoding keratin, type II cuticular Hb5-like, with protein MASRSYRISSGCTARNFSSCSAVLPKPGARSCFNAVTYRGGSPGGPGYRRLSGFSSRSLCAVGSPRIAVNCGRPLGSPRIAVSCGGSFGYRAGGLGGPIPPCITSVTVNESLLTPLNLEIDPNAQCVKHEEKEQIKCLNNKFAAFIDKVRFLEQQNKLLETKWQFYQNRRCCESNLEPLFNGYIETLRREAECVEADSGRLASELNHVQDAMEGYKKKYEEEVALRTMAENDFVVLKKDVDCAYLRKADLEANVEALREEIGFLQSLYQEETCLLQSHISDTSVVVKMDNSRELNMDSVVAEIKAQYDDIASNSRAEVESWYQSKCEEMKTTVTQQGENLRQTKEELNELSRLIQRLTAEVENAKQQRCKLEAAVAEAEQQGEAALNDARCKLAGLEEALQKAKQDMACLLKEYQEVMNSKLGLDIEIATYRRLLEGEESRLCEGMGSVNICVSRSQGGVVCEDLSSMGSRGLGGVAISSGSLCSPSVGGGYPSARSVRFA; from the exons ATGGCCAGCCGTTCTTACCGCATCAGCTCCGGCTGCACTGCCCGCAATTTCAGCTCCTGCTCTGCTGTCCTGCCCAAGCCCGGGGCTCGCAGCTGCTTCAACGCCGTCACCTACCGTGGGGGCAGCCCCGGGGGGCCGGGCTACAGGCGCCTCAGCGGCTTTAGCAGCCGGAGCCTGTGTGCAGTGGGGTCCCCCCGGATTGCAGTGAATTGCGGGAGACCCCTGGGGTCCCCCCGGATTGCTGTGAGTTGTGGAGGCAGTTTTGGCTACCGAGCAGGGGGTCTTGGCGGGCCCATCCCGCCCTGCATCACCAGCGTGACGGTCAACGAGAGCCTGCTGACGCCCCTCAACCTGGAGATCGACCCCAACGCGCAGTGCGTGAAGCACGAGGAGAAGGAGCAGATCAAGTGCCTCAACAACAAGTTCGCGGCCTTCATCGACAAG GTGCGCTTCCTGGAGCAGCAGAACAAGCTACTGGAGACCAAGTGGCAGTTCTACCAGAACCGCAGGTGCTGCGAGAGCAACCTGGAGCCCCTGTTCAACGGCTACATCGAGACGCTGAGGCGGGAGGCCGAGTGCGTGGAGGCCGACAGCGGGCGGCTGGCCTCAGAGCTCAACCACGTGCAGGATGCCATGGAGGGCTACAAGAAGAA GTACGAAGAAGAGGTAGCGCTCAGGACCATGGCTGAGAATGACTTTGTAGTGTTGAAGAAG GATGTGGACTGCGCCTACCTGCGCAAGGCAGACCTGGAGGCCAACGTGGAGGCGCTGAGGGAGGAGATCGGCTTCCTGCAGTCCCTCTACCAGGAG GAAACTTGCCTCCTCCAGTCCCACATCTCAGACACCTCAGTCGTGGTGAAGATGGACAACAGCCGGGAGCTCAACATGGACTCCGTGGTGGCAGAGATCAAGGCCCAGTACGACGACATTGCCAGCAACAGCAGGGCTGAGGTCGAGTCCTGGTACCAAAGCAAG TGCGAGGAGATGAAGACCACAGTCACGCAGCAGGGCGAGAACCTCCGCCAAACCAAGGAGGAGCTCAACGAGCTGAGCCGGCTGATTCAGAGGCTGACGGCTGAGGTGGAGAACGCCAAGCAGCAG CGCTGCAAGCTGGAGGCGGCTGTAGcagaggcagagcagcagggcgAGGCGGCCCTCAACGACGCCCGCTGCAAGCTGGCCGGGCTGGAGGAGGCCCTGCAGAAGGCCAAGCAGGACATGGCCTGCCTGCTGAAGGAGTACCAGGAGGTGATGAACTCCAAGCTGGGCCTGGACATCGAGATCGCCACCTACCGGCGCCTGCTGGAGGGCGAGGAGAGCAG GCTGTGTGAAGGCATGGGCTCCGTCAACATCT GTGTGAGCCGTTCCCAGGGTGGCGTGGTATGCGAGGACCTCAGCTCCATGGGCTCGCGTGGCCTGGGCGGCGTGGCCATCAGCAGTGGGTCTCTCTGCTCCCCTTCTGTAGGGGGTGGTTACCCAAGTGCAAGATCTGTGCGGTTCGCATAG